The Polypterus senegalus isolate Bchr_013 chromosome 1, ASM1683550v1, whole genome shotgun sequence genome includes a window with the following:
- the LOC120519832 gene encoding von Willebrand factor A domain-containing protein 5A-like — MRCGLLTQKKEPVPLKSIAVEISISGFIADVSSTLSYENTESNPVEAVFVFPMEDGSSVYDFHAEIGGKRIEAVIKEKQEARDDYDDAISSGQEAFLLEESDESPDVFSLSVGSLPAGQTASVSLSYVTELPVQADDALRFCLPTVLCPRYTPQGMKDRQKVNQDMHLKSGETFDVNKLYCLELNGRLGGIPKAGGCTLFKRGSG, encoded by the exons ATGAGGTGTGGTCTTCTAACTCAGAAAAAGGAACCag tgcCACTGAAAAGCATTGCAGTGGAGATCTCCATTAGTGGCTTCATCGCAGATGTCTCCTCCACCCTCAGCTATGAGAACACCGAGTCTAATCCTGTGGAAGCTGTGTTTGTCTTCCCCATGGAAGATGGATCGTCTGTATATGACTTCCATGCAGAAATTGGTGGAAAGCGTATTGAGGCCGTAATTAAGGAGAAACAAGAG GCAAGAGATGACTATGATGATGCCATAAGCAGTGGACAAGAAGCATTTCTCCTGGAAGAGAGTGATGAGAGTCCAGATGTGTTCAGCCTCAGTGTTGGCAGCCTACCTGCAGGTCAGACAGCTTCAGTTTCCCTGTCCTATGTGACAGAGCTGCCTGTCCAGGCTGATGACGCTCTTCGATTCTGCCTGCCTACTGTGCTGTGTCCACGCTACACTCCACAAGGTATG AAGGATAGGCAGAAAGTCAACCAGGATATGCACCTCAAGAGTGGGGAAACTTTTGATGTCAACAAGTTGTATTGTCTGGAGTTAAATGGAAGACTTGGAGGAATTCCTAAAGCTGGAGGATGTACCCTCTTTAAAAGAGGTAGTGGCTGA